Proteins from one Deinococcus actinosclerus genomic window:
- a CDS encoding O-acetylhomoserine aminocarboxypropyltransferase/cysteine synthase family protein: MAHKFETLQVHAGQKPDPTTGAQQTPIYPTNSYVFQSPEHAADLFGLRQFGNIYSRIMNPTNAVFEERVAALEGGVGALAVASGHAAQFLAITNVAQAGDNIVSSPNLYGGTVNQFRVTLKRLGIEVRFTSRDERPEEFTALIDDRTRAVYLETIGNPALNIPDFEAIAAAAHAQGVAVIVDNTFGAGGYYCQPLRHGADVVLHSASKWIGGHGNGIGGVIVDGGTFDWGNGRYPLMTEPSPSYHGLNFWETFGAGNPLGLPNVAFIIRARTEGLRDLGPTLAPQQAWQFLQGLETLSLRAERHAQNAHALASWLAAHPDVARVTYPGLSNHPHYDRAQHYLPRGAGAVLTFELRGGRAAGEAFIRSVALAQHVANVGDTRTLVIHPASTTHSQLEEAAQRAAGVTPGLVRVSVGIEHIDDIREDFAQALAAALVEAGDTVGEEA, translated from the coding sequence ATGGCGCACAAATTCGAGACCTTGCAGGTTCACGCCGGGCAGAAGCCCGACCCCACCACGGGCGCGCAGCAGACGCCCATCTACCCCACGAACAGCTACGTGTTCCAGTCCCCGGAGCACGCGGCGGACCTGTTCGGGCTGCGGCAGTTCGGGAACATCTACAGCCGGATCATGAACCCCACGAACGCCGTGTTCGAGGAGCGCGTGGCGGCGCTGGAGGGCGGCGTCGGGGCGCTCGCGGTCGCCAGTGGGCACGCCGCGCAGTTCCTGGCGATCACGAACGTCGCGCAGGCGGGGGACAACATCGTGTCCAGCCCGAACCTGTACGGCGGGACCGTGAACCAGTTCCGCGTGACCCTGAAACGCCTCGGGATCGAGGTGCGCTTCACCAGCCGCGACGAGCGCCCCGAGGAATTCACGGCGCTGATCGACGACCGCACGCGCGCCGTGTACCTGGAGACCATCGGCAACCCCGCGCTGAACATCCCGGATTTCGAGGCGATCGCGGCCGCCGCGCACGCGCAGGGCGTCGCGGTGATCGTGGATAACACCTTCGGTGCGGGCGGGTACTACTGCCAGCCCCTCAGGCACGGCGCGGACGTGGTGCTGCACTCCGCGAGCAAGTGGATCGGCGGGCACGGCAACGGCATCGGCGGCGTGATCGTGGACGGCGGCACCTTCGACTGGGGCAACGGCCGCTACCCGCTGATGACCGAACCCAGCCCCAGCTACCACGGCCTGAACTTCTGGGAGACCTTCGGGGCGGGCAACCCGCTGGGCCTGCCGAACGTGGCGTTCATCATCCGCGCCCGCACCGAGGGCCTGCGTGACCTGGGCCCCACGCTGGCCCCGCAGCAGGCGTGGCAGTTCCTGCAGGGCCTGGAAACCCTGAGCCTGCGCGCCGAACGGCACGCGCAGAACGCGCACGCACTGGCCTCCTGGCTGGCCGCGCATCCGGACGTGGCGCGCGTCACGTACCCCGGCCTGAGCAACCACCCGCACTACGACCGCGCGCAGCATTACCTGCCGCGCGGGGCGGGCGCCGTGCTGACCTTCGAGCTGCGCGGCGGGCGCGCGGCGGGCGAGGCGTTCATCCGTTCGGTCGCGCTGGCGCAGCACGTGGCGAACGTGGGGGACACCCGCACGCTGGTGATCCACCCGGCCAGCACCACGCACAGCCAGCTGGAGGAGGCCGCGCAGCGCGCCGCCGGGGTCACGCCGGGACTGGTGCGCGTGTCGGTGGGCATCGAGCACATTGACGACATCCGCGAGGACTTCGCGCAGGCGCTGGCCGCCGCGCTGGTCGAGGCAGGCGACACCGTCGGAGAGGAAGCGTGA